The nucleotide window TACTTCCAAATCACAAATTTTGATCATTAAATTGTGTAAAGTGTCATTATTTTGACAATATAGACATTCTGAAACGGGACTAGCCATATTATTTTTTTTTAATTTTTTGATGAATCCAAAGCTAATAAAAATAAGCTTTGGCTTAAGTTAAAAGATGTAATATTTACACTAATTAGGTTTTTCGTATAGAAAGGGAACTCGAGAAAAGTGACAAAACCTTCTGAAAATATTGATTCTGGTTCAAAAAGTTTTTTCTTCAATTAAAGACTTTTGATGATTGCCATTACATCTTCCTCCCCCAAGCCATTGTCTTTTGCCTGTTTAAAGCTTTCAAATAGCGGGTGAAATAATGGCGTGTTTAAGCCTTCTTCTTTGGCAAGATTTAGGTCTTTATGTAAAAGTTTCAACGGAAATGCAGCTGGATATTGGTTGGATAAAAGGGACGGTGTTTTTATATTGGTTATCCCATTTCCACAAGCTCCCTCGTTGACAATGGTAAGCATATTTTCGCGGCTCACTCCATTTTTTTCGGCAAATAAAACGGTCTCGGCCAATCCCTGTATGTTTAATGCCAGAAAGTAGTTGATAGCTAATTTTGCTGAACTTCCAACGCCTATTTCTCCCAAGAGAAGTGACAATTTTCCCAATATATCAAGCAAAGGTCTGGCTCTTTCGTAATTTTTTGTGCTACCGCCTACAAGAATAATAAGTGCGCCATCCTGAGCGGGTTTTACACTTCCTGATACGGGAGCATCTAGAAATTCAATTTGATGTTTGTTGGATATTTCAGCCAAGAACTTTGACGTTTCAGGTGAAATCGTACTCATATTTATGATGAGTTTTCCGGTTTCGGGTTTGGATAACAGACCTGTTTCGCTTAGGAAAACCTCTTTTACTGCATCATCATTGGTTAACATTGTAAATACGACGTCACAATTCTGAATTAATTCCTGCGGATTTGCGCCCGATTTTGCACCAAGATTGATTAATTCCTGTTCTTTTTCTTTTGTTCTGTTGAAAACGGTTACTTCATAATTGGCTTTGAGAAGGTTTTTCACCATCGGGATGCCCATATTTCCAAGGCCAATCCATCCTATTTTCTCTGTACTCATTGTTTTTTTGTTTTAATGATTACGATTCCGGTTTACGATGGAATCTGAAATGTAAATTTACGAAAATTATGAGGCACGCAGGTTTTGCAAATTAAGAAATTTGGCGCTTTATCAATATTGACAAAGGAGAAAATTAGCCACAGATTAAAAAGATTATCACAGATTTTACAAACAAATTATTAAAGAAATCTGTGTAAATCTTTTTAATCTGTGGCAAAATCCAATCTATTTTATAAAAAAAAACCTCGTCTATTTCTAAACGAGGTTTGTAGATTTGGGGGTAATTAAATCAAAAACTAAAACTAAAAAAATCTTTTAGAATTGGTATTTTATACTGGTCATTACTTGACGAGGAGCAATTGGGTTTACGCTGTAATTTTCGTGTACCGTATAATTCAATTCATTTGTTATGTTTGAAAGTTTACATAAGATTGATATTTTTTTCCAAGTATAACCAGCCGAAACATCAATAGTTGTATATCCGTCGATAGGGATTTCTCTGTGCCAGATTCCGTCAGGTTTGGTGTTGTCATATTGATCATTCCAACCCCCAAGACGATCACCAATATAGTTTCCTATTGCTCCAAAAGATGCTCCTTTCAAAAGTCCTGATGATACATTGTAGAAAAAGCTCAAATTGGCTGTATGTTGTGGTGTTCTTACCAAACGATCGCCTTCTATATTACTTCCGTTTAATCCAGATGTATGGGTATAACGCAT belongs to Flavobacterium gilvum and includes:
- a CDS encoding NAD(P)-dependent oxidoreductase translates to MSTEKIGWIGLGNMGIPMVKNLLKANYEVTVFNRTKEKEQELINLGAKSGANPQELIQNCDVVFTMLTNDDAVKEVFLSETGLLSKPETGKLIINMSTISPETSKFLAEISNKHQIEFLDAPVSGSVKPAQDGALIILVGGSTKNYERARPLLDILGKLSLLLGEIGVGSSAKLAINYFLALNIQGLAETVLFAEKNGVSRENMLTIVNEGACGNGITNIKTPSLLSNQYPAAFPLKLLHKDLNLAKEEGLNTPLFHPLFESFKQAKDNGLGEEDVMAIIKSL